A window from Salarias fasciatus chromosome 11, fSalaFa1.1, whole genome shotgun sequence encodes these proteins:
- the LOC115396456 gene encoding trypsin-like, translating into MRSYDYQPLDFDITLIELFHPVEVTAAVAPIPMGELPCCVSGWGNAVPEGDSSGDAHPPAASGLSRRWSERLWQPSGVCVGGVHGLMSRGQRCAQPNYPGVYVKVCEFVYWIADPLALNP; encoded by the exons ATGCGCAGTTATGACTACCAGCCTCTGGATTTTGACATTACGCTTATCGAGCTCTTCCACCCTGTGGAGGTGACTGCGGCAGTGGCTCCCATCCCCATGGGAGAGCTTCCTTGTTGTGTATCTGGATGGGGAAACGCCGTACCTGAAGGTGACAGCAG CGGCGATGCCCACCCGCCTGCAGCGTCTGGAC TCTCTCGGCGTTGGTCGGAGCGACTCTGGCAGcccagcggtgtgtgtgttggaggagtTCACGGCCTTATGTCACGGGGTCAGAGATGTGCTCAGCCCAATTACCCCGGCGTTTACGTCAAAGTGTGTGAGTTTGTTTACTGGATTGCAGACCCTCTCGCACTAAACCCCTGA